A window from Ignavibacteriota bacterium encodes these proteins:
- a CDS encoding DUF2971 domain-containing protein: protein MKYTNNKNKKKWQKKFIDEVLNQNVNTDFTKSLLNDTNKLNEKSNYIPKSLCKYYCPTSENILDIQKKCLWLSNPYYFNDPFDCKTGYDSIAYEKNIILEFFKENGLIDKTKIKDGFTEVEKNRILNSKIVDYDYLWTNYENYDSVIYKILNEKNYDFRRKIHSLIRKLKLDIENKMNLLRKSEIRVACFSEFNRLENFKKNLQMWSHYADNHKGFCIEYDLTPLKEFTSFTKSESDYYLNKNEYIDEKLKAAIIAGLFPIIYTSNRVNVHVTKLKKLKIDDNGKLINNIDLNKILLKTFIIKSTNWSYEKEWRIIIDEEIADHFDNKIPFPYIHRIYLGCKMDRYTADMIFEIGKELNIETIQLKMDGKRFLLGEESSYLREWEKEEKKRSNPFKQY, encoded by the coding sequence ATGAAATACACCAATAACAAAAATAAAAAGAAATGGCAAAAGAAATTCATAGATGAAGTACTTAATCAAAATGTGAATACTGATTTCACAAAATCACTCTTAAATGATACAAATAAACTGAATGAAAAATCAAATTATATTCCTAAAAGTCTTTGTAAATATTATTGTCCTACATCAGAAAATATTTTAGATATACAGAAAAAATGCCTTTGGCTTTCAAATCCATATTATTTTAATGATCCTTTTGATTGTAAAACCGGTTATGATAGTATTGCTTATGAAAAGAATATAATTTTAGAATTTTTTAAAGAAAATGGACTTATTGATAAAACTAAAATTAAAGATGGATTTACAGAAGTTGAAAAGAATAGGATTTTAAACTCGAAAATTGTTGATTATGATTATTTGTGGACAAATTACGAAAATTATGATAGTGTAATTTATAAAATCCTAAATGAAAAGAATTATGATTTTAGGCGTAAGATTCATTCATTAATTAGAAAGTTGAAATTAGATATCGAAAATAAAATGAATCTACTTAGAAAATCAGAAATCAGAGTAGCATGCTTTTCAGAATTTAATCGATTAGAAAATTTTAAAAAAAATCTTCAAATGTGGTCTCATTATGCTGATAACCATAAGGGATTTTGTATTGAATATGATCTAACCCCTCTAAAAGAATTTACTTCATTTACAAAATCTGAGTCAGATTATTATTTAAATAAAAATGAATATATTGATGAGAAATTGAAAGCTGCCATTATAGCCGGATTGTTTCCAATAATTTATACATCAAATAGAGTAAACGTTCATGTTACAAAACTTAAAAAATTAAAAATAGATGATAATGGGAAATTGATAAACAATATTGATTTAAATAAGATATTGTTAAAAACCTTTATCATAAAATCAACAAATTGGAGTTATGAAAAGGAATGGAGGATAATAATTGATGAAGAAATTGCCGATCATTTTGATAATAAAATTCCCTTTCCATATATACATAGAATTTATCTTGGATGTAAAATGGATCGCTATACAGCAGATATGATATTTGAAATTGGGAAAGAGTTAAATATTGAAACTATACAACTTAAAATGGATGGGAAAAGATTTTTATTAGGAGAAGAAAGCTCATATTTACGAGAATGGGAAAAAGAAGAAAAAAAGAGGAGCAATCCTTTTAAACAATATTAA
- a CDS encoding TIR domain-containing protein, with protein sequence MARKVFFSFHYKPDNWRTSQVRNIGAIEGNKPASDNKWEEVTDGGDEAIQKWIDDNMYGRKCTIVLIGENTAGRKWINYEIKKAWKDGKGVLGIHIHNLKNSLGEQAKKGNNPFIGISIDGTTLSDKIKVYDPPYSTSTYVYDNIKENISDWIEKAIEIRNKY encoded by the coding sequence ATGGCTCGAAAAGTTTTTTTTAGTTTTCACTATAAACCAGATAACTGGCGTACCTCACAAGTTAGAAACATTGGTGCAATTGAAGGAAACAAACCTGCTTCAGACAACAAATGGGAGGAAGTCACAGATGGTGGTGACGAAGCTATTCAGAAATGGATTGATGATAATATGTACGGTAGAAAATGTACAATTGTTTTAATAGGGGAAAATACGGCAGGGCGAAAATGGATAAATTATGAAATTAAGAAAGCTTGGAAAGATGGAAAAGGTGTTCTAGGAATTCATATTCACAATTTAAAGAACTCTTTGGGTGAACAAGCTAAAAAAGGAAATAATCCTTTTATTGGAATTTCGATAGACGGAACAACTCTAAGTGACAAGATAAAAGTTTATGATCCGCCTTACTCAACTAGTACATACGTCTATGACAATATAAAGGAAAATATTTCAGATTGGATTGAAAAAGCAATTGAAATTCGAAATAAATATTAA
- a CDS encoding toll/interleukin-1 receptor domain-containing protein, with protein MTKIKDYFGIEILPEPKSPSINFNALETNVSNYVKQLNNYDAEKFKVYLYTIAFSFPADNRAESMTKLKNVMCRLRIPKYEYDKKRMMIWNPYIPKEIALVKHTDEDKYQPYNPSEIKIIPSVKRIVYQFSQNSLSNIRSFLHTIVLSVHNDVPEKNRKFRVVLTCIPTIDFKKTLLNNYNLSGATLKELNDEGIKSSHEINLIEEQQINIFGDDSSLSLPTFHSFLAYPSSDETDAIIFQERLEEFGINIWIDKKHMIPGSNVLDELSKRVITCNSVLIAIGKSGIGPWEKKELEIAIHDAVKKEKTIIPVFLPKAPKDVKIPPYLNNYLWVDFRKGFKTEELKRIATSVKNKRVL; from the coding sequence ATGACAAAAATTAAAGATTATTTTGGAATAGAAATACTACCAGAACCTAAAAGCCCTTCAATTAATTTTAATGCTTTAGAAACAAATGTTAGCAATTATGTTAAACAACTAAACAACTACGACGCTGAAAAGTTTAAAGTATATTTATATACAATTGCATTCAGTTTTCCTGCGGATAATAGGGCTGAGTCTATGACTAAACTTAAAAATGTTATGTGTCGTCTTAGAATACCAAAATATGAATATGATAAAAAAAGGATGATGATTTGGAATCCTTATATTCCAAAGGAGATAGCTCTAGTTAAACATACCGATGAAGATAAATACCAACCCTATAATCCATCTGAAATTAAAATTATTCCAAGTGTTAAAAGAATAGTATATCAGTTTTCTCAAAATTCACTTTCTAACATAAGATCATTTTTGCACACAATTGTACTTTCTGTCCATAATGATGTACCTGAAAAAAATCGTAAATTTAGAGTTGTTCTTACCTGCATTCCTACAATAGACTTTAAGAAGACTTTATTGAATAATTACAACCTCTCCGGGGCAACTTTAAAAGAACTAAATGACGAAGGTATTAAATCAAGCCATGAAATTAATCTTATTGAAGAACAACAAATTAATATATTCGGAGATGATTCAAGTTTATCTTTACCTACTTTTCATTCATTCTTGGCTTATCCCTCAAGTGATGAAACAGATGCTATAATATTTCAAGAAAGATTAGAAGAATTTGGAATAAATATATGGATCGATAAAAAACATATGATACCTGGATCTAATGTTTTAGACGAATTATCAAAAAGAGTGATAACTTGTAACTCAGTATTAATTGCAATTGGAAAATCAGGAATTGGTCCTTGGGAAAAAAAAGAGTTGGAGATTGCTATTCATGATGCTGTGAAAAAAGAGAAAACAATAATTCCTGTATTTTTACCAAAAGCACCTAAAGATGTAAAAATTCCACCTTACCTAAATAATTATTTATGGGTTGATTTTAGAAAGGGCTTTAAAACTGAAGAACTAAAAAGAATAGCAACAAGTGTAAAAAATAAAAGAGTTTTATAA
- a CDS encoding SIR2 family protein, whose amino-acid sequence MDSIKSFKKKYVKALRDDNAAIFAGAGLSMPSGYVNWKELLREITEELGLDIEKENDLVAIAQYHRNEKGNRANLNQEIISKFTKEFELSKNHEILARLPIKYYWTTNYDKIIEKALTNSNKRIDVKITKDNLSINVPKRDVIIYKMHGDVEHPTEAVITKDDYESYNLTRQLFTTTLQGDLISKTFLFIGFSFDDPNLDYILSRIRILLGESAREHYAIFRKLKEIDFIDKEKYLYAMTKQKLKIDDLKRYSISAVLVDEFEEIEDILIDIEKLFNLNKVFISGSAVKYGSWSEIKANTFMHDLSKSLVEKDYKIVSGFGIGVGGTIINGALEAIFESKYKNSSNYLELRPFPQFKSGKITLHELWEKYRHDMISKSGIAIFLFGNKFNKKKVIQAKGVYREYQIAKELDLSIIPIGSTGYTAKKIFYEISKNIDKYDYLKDYLDVLKNSKDSNLIIKTVLKIITNISKDYLN is encoded by the coding sequence ATGGATTCAATAAAATCCTTTAAAAAAAAATATGTTAAAGCTTTGAGAGATGATAATGCGGCAATTTTTGCTGGTGCTGGATTATCAATGCCTTCAGGTTATGTAAATTGGAAAGAATTACTTAGGGAAATCACAGAAGAGTTAGGACTGGATATTGAAAAGGAAAATGATTTAGTTGCTATTGCTCAATATCATAGGAACGAAAAAGGTAATCGTGCAAATTTAAATCAAGAAATTATATCGAAGTTTACGAAAGAATTTGAATTATCAAAAAATCATGAAATATTAGCAAGGTTGCCAATTAAATATTATTGGACAACTAACTATGATAAAATTATTGAAAAAGCTTTAACAAATTCAAATAAAAGGATTGATGTAAAAATCACAAAAGATAATCTATCCATAAATGTACCCAAACGTGATGTAATAATTTATAAAATGCACGGAGATGTCGAGCATCCAACAGAAGCTGTTATCACGAAAGATGATTATGAATCTTACAATTTGACCAGACAACTATTTACAACTACATTACAAGGTGATTTAATATCGAAAACATTTTTATTTATTGGATTTAGTTTTGACGACCCCAATTTGGATTATATTTTAAGTAGAATAAGAATTTTATTAGGTGAAAGCGCTAGAGAGCATTATGCAATTTTTAGAAAATTGAAAGAAATTGATTTCATAGACAAAGAAAAATACTTATATGCAATGACAAAACAAAAATTAAAAATTGATGATTTAAAGCGTTATTCAATTTCAGCTGTTTTAGTGGATGAATTTGAAGAGATTGAAGATATTTTAATAGACATAGAAAAACTATTTAATCTTAATAAGGTCTTTATTTCTGGAAGTGCTGTAAAATATGGCTCATGGTCGGAAATAAAAGCTAATACATTTATGCATGACTTATCAAAATCGCTTGTTGAAAAAGATTACAAAATTGTTTCTGGTTTTGGTATTGGTGTTGGGGGAACAATAATAAATGGAGCACTTGAAGCAATTTTTGAATCAAAATACAAAAATTCTAGTAATTATTTAGAACTTCGACCCTTTCCACAATTTAAATCTGGAAAAATTACTCTACACGAATTGTGGGAAAAATATAGACATGATATGATTTCAAAAAGTGGGATAGCAATTTTTCTATTTGGCAATAAATTTAACAAGAAAAAAGTTATTCAAGCAAAGGGTGTATACCGTGAATATCAAATTGCTAAAGAACTCGACTTATCTATCATACCAATAGGTTCAACAGGTTATACTGCCAAGAAAATATTTTATGAAATTAGTAAAAACATTGATAAATATGATTATTTAAAGGATTACCTAGATGTTTTAAAAAACTCAAAAGATTCTAATTTAATAATTAAAACTGTTCTAAAAATAATTACAAATATTTCGAAGGATTATCTTAATTAA